From a single Shewanella donghaensis genomic region:
- a CDS encoding Ig-like domain-containing protein: MSVADDSYTDVADNLGSGNSDNTAVDTNAPTMTVTINDDGTVSFQFSETPKGFDATDVAVTNGSISNLVQDPTDPTLWTADLAINDGVEGDVTVSVADDSYTDVADNLGSGNSDNTAVDTNAPTMTVTINDDGTVSFQFSETPKGFDATDVAVTNGSISNLVQDPTDPTLWTADLAINDGVEGDVTVSVADDSYTDVADNLGSGNSDNTAVDTNAPTMTVTINDDGTVSFQFSETPKGFDATDVAVTNGSISNLVQDPTDPTLWTADLAINDGVEGDVTVSVADDSYTDVADNLGSGNSDNTAVDTNAPTMTVTINDDGTVSFQFSETPKGFDATDVAVTNGSISNLVQDPTDPTLWTADLAINDGVEGDVTVSVADDSYTDVADNLGSGNSDNTAVDTNAPTMTVTINDDGTVSFQFSETPKGFDATDVAVTNGSISNLVQDPTDPTLWTADLAINDGVEGDVTVSVADDSYTDVADNLGSGNSDNTAVDTNAPTMTVTINDDGTVSFQFSETPKGFDATDVAVTNGSISNLVQDPTDPTLWTADLAINDGVEGDVTVSVADDSYTDVADNLGSGNSDNTAVDTNAPTMTVTINDDGTVSFQFSETPKGFDATDVAVTNGSISNLVQDPTDPTLWTADLAINDGVEGDVTVSVADDSYTDVADNLGSGNSDNTAVDTNAPTMTVTINDDGTVSFQFSETPKGFDATDVAVTTAVSVTWCKTRQIQRYGPPI, from the coding sequence GTGTCGGTCGCCGATGACAGTTACACCGATGTAGCCGATAACCTCGGTAGCGGTAACAGTGATAACACCGCCGTGGATACCAATGCACCGACCATGACCGTCACCATCAATGATGATGGCACCGTCAGCTTCCAGTTCTCTGAAACCCCCAAAGGCTTTGACGCCACTGATGTCGCGGTCACCAACGGCAGTATCAGTAACCTGGTGCAAGACCCGACAGATCCAACGTTATGGACCGCCGATTTAGCCATTAATGATGGCGTTGAAGGTGATGTTACTGTGTCGGTCGCCGATGACAGTTACACCGATGTAGCCGATAACCTCGGTAGCGGTAACAGTGATAACACCGCCGTGGATACCAATGCACCGACCATGACCGTCACCATCAATGATGATGGCACCGTCAGCTTCCAGTTCTCTGAAACCCCCAAAGGCTTTGACGCCACTGATGTCGCGGTCACCAACGGCAGTATCAGTAACCTGGTGCAAGACCCGACAGATCCAACGTTATGGACCGCCGATTTAGCCATTAATGATGGCGTTGAAGGGGATGTTACTGTGTCGGTCGCCGATGACAGTTACACCGATGTAGCCGATAACCTCGGTAGCGGTAACAGTGATAACACCGCCGTGGATACCAATGCACCGACCATGACCGTCACCATCAATGATGATGGCACCGTCAGCTTCCAGTTCTCTGAAACCCCCAAAGGCTTTGACGCCACTGATGTCGCGGTCACCAACGGCAGTATCAGTAACCTGGTGCAAGACCCGACAGATCCAACGTTATGGACCGCCGATTTAGCCATTAATGATGGCGTTGAAGGTGATGTTACTGTGTCGGTCGCCGATGACAGTTACACCGATGTAGCCGATAACCTCGGTAGCGGTAACAGTGATAACACCGCCGTGGATACCAATGCACCGACCATGACCGTCACCATCAATGATGATGGCACCGTCAGCTTCCAGTTCTCTGAAACCCCCAAAGGCTTTGACGCCACTGATGTCGCGGTCACTAACGGCAGTATCAGTAACCTGGTGCAAGACCCGACAGATCCAACGTTATGGACCGCCGATTTAGCCATTAATGATGGCGTTGAAGGGGATGTTACTGTGTCGGTCGCCGATGACAGTTACACCGATGTAGCCGATAACCTCGGTAGCGGTAACAGTGATAACACCGCCGTGGATACCAATGCACCGACCATGACCGTCACCATCAATGATGATGGCACCGTCAGCTTCCAGTTCTCTGAAACCCCCAAAGGCTTTGACGCCACTGATGTCGCGGTCACCAACGGCAGTATCAGTAACCTGGTGCAAGACCCGACAGATCCAACGTTATGGACCGCCGATTTAGCCATTAATGATGGCGTTGAAGGTGATGTTACTGTGTCGGTCGCCGATGACAGTTACACCGATGTAGCCGATAACCTCGGTAGCGGTAACAGTGATAACACCGCCGTGGATACCAATGCACCGACCATGACCGTCACCATCAATGATGATGGCACCGTCAGCTTCCAGTTCTCTGAAACCCCCAAAGGCTTTGACGCCACTGATGTCGCGGTCACCAACGGCAGTATCAGTAACCTGGTGCAAGACCCGACAGATCCAACGTTATGGACCGCCGATTTAGCCATTAATGATGGCGTTGAAGGTGATGTTACTGTGTCGGTCGCCGATGACAGTTACACCGATGTAGCCGATAACCTCGGTAGCGGTAACAGTGATAACACCGCCGTGGATACCAATGCACCGACCATGACCGTCACCATCAATGATGATGGCACCGTCAGCTTCCAGTTCTCTGAAACCCCCAAAGGCTTTGACGCCACTGATGTCGCGGTCACCAACGGCAGTATCAGTAACCTGGTGCAAGACCCGACAGATCCAACGTTATGGACCGCCGATTTAGCCATTAATGATGGCGTTGAAGGTGATGTTACTGTGTCGGTCGCCGATGACAGTTACACCGATGTAGCCGATAACCTCGGTAGCGGTAACAGTGATAACACCGCCGTGGATACCAATGCACCGACCATGACCGTCACCATCAATGATGATGGCACCGTCAGCTTCCAGTTCTCTGAAACCCCCAAAGGCTTTGACGCCACTGATGTCGCGGTCACAACGGCAGTATCAGTAACCTGGTGCAAGACCCGACAGATCCAACGTTATGGACCGCCGATTTAG
- a CDS encoding beta strand repeat-containing protein, with amino-acid sequence MQDPTDPTLWTADLAINDGVEGDVTVSVADDSYTDVADNLGSGNSDNTAVDTNAPTMTVTINDDGTVSFQFSETPKGFDATDVAVTNGSISNLVQDPTDPTLWTADLAINDGVEGDVTVSVADDSYTDVADNLGSGNSDNTAVDTNAPTMTVTINDDGTVSFQFSETPKGFDATDVAVTNGSISNLVQDPTDPTLWTADLAINDGVEGDVTVSVADDSYTDVADNLGSGNSDNTAVDTNAPTMTVTINDDGTVSFQFSETPKGFDATDVAVTNGSISNLVQDPTDPTLWTADLAINDGVEGDVTVSVADDSYTDVADNLGSGNSDNTAVDTNAPTMTVTINDDGTVSFQFSETPKGFDATDVAVTNGSISNLVQDPTDPTLWTADLAINDGVEGDVTVSVADDSYTDVADNLGSGNSDNTAVDTNAPTMTVTINDDGTVSFQFSETPKGFDATDVAVTNGSISNLVQDPTDPTLWTADLAINDGVEGDVTVSVADDSYTDVADNLGSGNSDNTAVDTNAPTMTVTINDDGTVSFQFSETPKGFDATDVAVTNGSISNLVQDPTDPTLWTADLAINDGVEGDVTVSVADDSYTDVADNLGSGNSDNTAVDTNAPTMTVTINDDGTVSFQFSETPKGFDATDVAVTNGSISNLVQDPTDPTLWTADLAINDGVEGDVTVSVADDSYTDVADNLGSGNSDNTAVDTNAPTMTVTINDDGTVSFQFSETPKGFDATDVAVTNGSISNLVQDPTDPTLWTADLAINDGVEGDVTVSVADDSYTDVADNLGSGNSDNTAVDTNAPTMTVTINDDGTVSFQFSETPKGFDATDVAVTNGSISNLVQDPTDPTLWTADLAINDGVEGDVTVSVADDSYTDVADNLGSGNSDNTAVDTNAPTMTVTINDDGTVSFQFSETPKGFDATDVAVTTAVSVTWCKTRQIQRYGPPI; translated from the coding sequence GTGCAAGACCCGACAGATCCAACGTTATGGACCGCCGATTTAGCCATTAATGATGGCGTTGAAGGTGATGTTACTGTGTCGGTCGCCGATGACAGTTACACCGATGTAGCCGATAACCTCGGTAGCGGTAACAGTGATAACACCGCCGTGGATACCAATGCACCGACCATGACCGTCACCATCAATGATGATGGCACCGTCAGCTTCCAGTTCTCTGAAACCCCCAAAGGCTTTGACGCCACTGATGTCGCGGTCACCAACGGCAGTATCAGTAACCTGGTGCAAGACCCGACAGATCCAACGTTATGGACCGCCGATTTAGCCATTAATGATGGCGTTGAAGGGGATGTTACTGTGTCGGTCGCCGATGACAGTTACACCGATGTAGCCGATAACCTCGGTAGCGGTAACAGTGATAACACCGCCGTGGATACCAATGCACCGACCATGACCGTCACCATCAATGATGATGGCACCGTCAGCTTCCAGTTCTCTGAAACCCCCAAAGGCTTTGACGCCACTGATGTCGCGGTCACCAACGGCAGTATCAGTAACCTGGTGCAAGACCCGACAGATCCAACGTTATGGACCGCCGATTTAGCCATTAATGATGGCGTTGAAGGTGATGTTACTGTGTCGGTCGCCGATGACAGTTACACCGATGTAGCCGATAACCTCGGTAGCGGTAACAGTGATAACACCGCCGTGGATACCAATGCACCGACCATGACCGTCACCATCAATGATGATGGCACCGTCAGCTTCCAGTTCTCTGAAACCCCCAAAGGCTTTGACGCCACTGATGTCGCGGTCACCAACGGCAGTATCAGTAACCTGGTGCAAGACCCGACAGATCCAACGTTATGGACCGCCGATTTAGCCATTAATGATGGCGTTGAAGGGGATGTTACTGTGTCGGTCGCCGATGACAGTTACACCGATGTAGCCGATAACCTCGGTAGCGGTAACAGTGATAACACCGCCGTGGATACCAATGCACCGACCATGACCGTCACCATCAATGATGATGGCACCGTCAGCTTCCAGTTCTCTGAAACCCCCAAAGGCTTTGACGCCACTGATGTCGCGGTCACCAACGGCAGTATCAGTAACCTGGTGCAAGACCCGACAGATCCAACGTTATGGACCGCCGATTTAGCCATTAATGATGGCGTTGAAGGTGATGTTACTGTGTCGGTCGCCGATGACAGTTACACCGATGTAGCCGATAACCTCGGTAGCGGTAACAGTGATAACACCGCCGTGGATACCAATGCACCGACCATGACCGTCACCATCAATGATGATGGCACCGTCAGCTTCCAGTTCTCTGAAACCCCCAAAGGCTTTGACGCCACTGATGTCGCGGTCACCAACGGCAGTATCAGTAACCTGGTGCAAGACCCGACAGATCCAACGTTATGGACCGCCGATTTAGCCATTAATGATGGCGTTGAAGGGGATGTTACTGTGTCGGTCGCCGATGACAGTTACACCGATGTAGCCGATAACCTCGGTAGCGGTAACAGTGATAACACCGCCGTGGATACCAATGCACCGACCATGACCGTCACCATCAATGATGATGGCACCGTCAGCTTCCAGTTCTCTGAAACCCCCAAAGGCTTTGACGCCACTGATGTCGCGGTCACCAACGGCAGTATCAGTAACCTGGTGCAAGACCCGACAGATCCAACGTTATGGACCGCCGATTTAGCCATTAATGATGGCGTTGAAGGTGATGTTACTGTGTCGGTCGCCGATGACAGTTACACCGATGTAGCCGATAACCTCGGTAGCGGTAACAGTGATAACACCGCCGTGGATACCAATGCACCGACCATGACCGTCACCATCAATGATGATGGCACCGTCAGCTTCCAGTTCTCTGAAACCCCCAAAGGCTTTGACGCCACTGATGTCGCGGTCACTAACGGCAGTATCAGTAACCTGGTGCAAGACCCGACAGATCCAACGTTATGGACCGCCGATTTAGCCATTAATGATGGCGTTGAAGGGGATGTTACTGTGTCGGTCGCCGATGACAGTTACACCGATGTAGCCGATAACCTCGGTAGCGGTAACAGTGATAACACCGCCGTGGATACCAATGCACCGACCATGACCGTCACCATCAATGATGATGGCACCGTCAGCTTCCAGTTCTCTGAAACCCCCAAAGGCTTTGACGCCACTGATGTCGCGGTCACCAACGGCAGTATCAGTAACCTGGTGCAAGACCCGACAGATCCAACGTTATGGACCGCCGATTTAGCCATTAATGATGGCGTTGAAGGGGATGTTACTGTGTCGGTCGCCGATGACAGTTACACCGATGTAGCCGATAACCTCGGTAGCGGTAACAGTGATAACACCGCCGTGGATACCAATGCACCGACCATGACCGTCACCATCAATGATGATGGCACCGTCAGCTTCCAGTTCTCTGAAACCCCCAAAGGCTTTGACGCCACTGATGTCGCGGTCACTAACGGCAGTATCAGTAACCTGGTGCAAGACCCGACAGATCCAACGTTATGGACCGCCGATTTAGCCATTAATGATGGCGTTGAAGGGGATGTTACTGTGTCGGTCGCCGATGACAGTTACACCGATGTAGCCGATAACCTCGGTAGCGGTAACAGTGATAACACCGCCGTGGATACCAATGCACCGACCATGACCGTCACCATCAATGATGATGGCACCGTCAGCTTCCAGTTCTCTGAAACCCCCAAAGGCTTTGACGCCACTGATGTCGCGGTCACAACGGCAGTATCAGTAACCTGGTGCAAGACCCGACAGATCCAACGTTATGGACCGCCGATTTAG
- a CDS encoding beta strand repeat-containing protein yields MQDPTDPTLWTADLAINDGVEGDVTVSVADDSYTDVADNLGSGNSDNTAVDTNAPTMTVTINDDGTVSFQFSETPKGFDATDVAVTNGSISNLVQDPTDPTLWTADLAINDGVEGDVTVSVADDSYTDVADNLGSGNSDNTAVDTNAPTMTVTINDDGTVSFQFSETPKGFDATDVAVTNGSISNLVQDPTDPTLWTADLAINDGVEGDVTVSVADDSYTDVADNLGSGNSDNTAVDTNAPTMTVTINDDGTVSFQFSETPKGFDATDVAVTNGSISNLVQDPTDPTLWTADLAINDGVEGDVTVSVADDSYTDVADNLGSGNSDNTAVDTNAPTMTVTINDDGTVSFQFSETPKGFDATDVAVTNGSISNLVQDPTDPTLWTADLAINDGVEGDVTVSVADDSYTDVADNLGSGNSDNTAVDTNAPTMTVTINDDGTVSFQFSETPKGFDATDVAVTNGSISNLVQDPTDPTLWTADLAINDGVEGDVTVSVADDSYTDVADNLGSGNSDNTAVDTNAPTMTVTINDDGTVSFQFSETPKGFDATDVAVTNGSISNLVQDPTDPTLWTADLAINDGVEGDVTVSVADDSYTDVADNLGSGNSDNTAVDTNAPTMTVTINDDGTVSFQFSETPKGFDATDVAVTNGSISNLVQDPTDPTLWTADLAINDGVEGDVTVSVADDSYTDVADNLGSGNSDNTAVDTNAPTMTVTINDDGTVSFQFSETPKGFDATDVAVTNGSISNLVQDPTDPTLWTADLAINDGVEGDVTVSVADDSYTDVADNLGSGNSDNTAVDTNAPTMTVTINDDGTVSFQFSETPKGFDATDVAVTNGSISNLVQDPTDPTLWTADLAINDGVEGDVTVSVADDSYTDVADNLGSGNSDNTAVDTNAPTMTVTINDDGTVSFQFSETPKGFDATDVAVTNGSISNLVQDPTDPTLWTADLAINDGVEGDVTVSVADDSYTDVADNLGSGNSDNTAVDTNAPTMTVTINDDGTVSFQFSETPKGFDATDVAVTNGSISNLVQDPTDPTLWTADLAINDGVEGMLLCRSPMTVTPM; encoded by the coding sequence GTGCAAGACCCGACAGATCCAACGTTATGGACCGCCGATTTAGCCATTAATGATGGCGTTGAAGGGGATGTTACTGTGTCGGTCGCCGATGACAGTTACACCGATGTAGCCGATAACCTCGGTAGCGGTAACAGTGATAACACCGCCGTGGATACCAATGCACCGACCATGACCGTCACCATCAATGATGATGGCACCGTCAGCTTCCAGTTCTCTGAAACCCCCAAAGGCTTTGACGCCACTGATGTCGCGGTCACCAACGGCAGTATCAGTAACCTGGTGCAAGACCCGACAGATCCAACGTTATGGACCGCCGATTTAGCCATTAATGATGGCGTTGAAGGGGATGTTACTGTGTCGGTCGCCGATGACAGTTACACCGATGTAGCCGATAACCTCGGTAGCGGTAACAGTGATAACACCGCCGTGGATACCAATGCACCGACCATGACCGTCACCATCAATGATGATGGCACCGTCAGCTTCCAGTTCTCTGAAACCCCCAAAGGCTTTGACGCCACTGATGTCGCGGTCACCAACGGCAGTATCAGTAACCTGGTGCAAGACCCGACAGATCCAACGTTATGGACCGCCGATTTAGCCATTAATGATGGCGTTGAAGGGGATGTTACTGTGTCGGTCGCCGATGACAGTTACACCGATGTAGCCGATAACCTCGGTAGCGGTAACAGTGATAACACCGCCGTGGATACCAATGCACCGACCATGACCGTCACCATCAATGATGATGGCACCGTCAGCTTCCAGTTCTCTGAAACCCCCAAAGGCTTTGACGCCACTGATGTCGCGGTCACCAACGGCAGTATCAGTAACCTGGTGCAAGACCCGACAGATCCAACGTTATGGACCGCCGATTTAGCCATTAATGATGGCGTTGAAGGTGATGTTACTGTGTCGGTCGCCGATGACAGTTACACCGATGTAGCCGATAACCTCGGTAGCGGTAACAGTGATAACACCGCCGTGGATACCAATGCACCGACCATGACCGTCACCATCAATGATGATGGCACCGTCAGCTTCCAGTTCTCTGAAACCCCCAAAGGCTTTGACGCCACTGATGTCGCGGTCACCAACGGCAGTATCAGTAACCTGGTGCAAGACCCGACAGATCCAACGTTATGGACCGCCGATTTAGCCATTAATGATGGCGTTGAAGGTGATGTTACTGTGTCGGTCGCCGATGACAGTTACACCGATGTAGCCGATAACCTCGGTAGCGGTAACAGTGATAACACCGCCGTGGATACCAATGCACCGACCATGACCGTCACCATCAATGATGATGGCACCGTCAGCTTCCAGTTCTCTGAAACCCCCAAAGGCTTTGACGCCACTGATGTCGCGGTCACCAACGGCAGTATCAGTAACCTGGTGCAAGACCCGACAGATCCAACGTTATGGACCGCCGATTTAGCCATTAATGATGGCGTTGAAGGGGATGTTACTGTGTCGGTCGCCGATGACAGTTACACCGATGTAGCCGATAACCTCGGTAGCGGTAACAGTGATAACACCGCCGTGGATACCAATGCACCGACCATGACCGTCACCATCAATGATGATGGCACCGTCAGCTTCCAGTTCTCTGAAACCCCCAAAGGCTTTGACGCCACTGATGTCGCGGTCACTAACGGCAGTATCAGTAACCTGGTGCAAGACCCGACAGATCCAACGTTATGGACCGCCGATTTAGCCATTAATGATGGCGTTGAAGGGGATGTTACTGTGTCGGTCGCCGATGACAGTTACACCGATGTAGCCGATAACCTCGGTAGCGGTAACAGTGATAACACCGCCGTGGATACCAATGCACCGACCATGACCGTCACCATCAATGATGATGGCACCGTCAGCTTCCAGTTCTCTGAAACCCCCAAAGGCTTTGACGCCACTGATGTCGCGGTCACCAACGGCAGTATCAGTAACCTGGTGCAAGACCCGACAGATCCAACGTTATGGACCGCCGATTTAGCCATTAATGATGGCGTTGAAGGGGATGTTACTGTGTCGGTCGCCGATGACAGTTACACCGATGTAGCCGATAACCTCGGTAGCGGTAACAGTGATAACACCGCCGTAGATACCAATGCACCGACCATGACCGTCACCATCAATGATGATGGAACCGTCAGCTTCCAGTTCTCTGAAACCCCCAAAGGCTTTGACGCCACTGATGTCGCGGTCACTAACGGCAGTATCAGTAACCTGGTGCAAGACCCGACAGATCCAACGTTATGGACCGCCGATTTAGCCATTAATGATGGCGTTGAAGGGGATGTTACTGTGTCGGTCGCCGATGACAGTTACACCGATGTAGCCGATAACCTCGGTAGCGGTAACAGTGATAACACCGCCGTGGATACCAATGCACCGACCATGACCGTCACCATCAATGATGATGGCACCGTCAGCTTCCAGTTCTCTGAAACCCCCAAAGGCTTTGACGCCACTGATGTCGCGGTCACCAACGGCAGTATCAGTAACCTGGTGCAAGACCCGACAGATCCAACGTTATGGACCGCCGATTTAGCCATTAATGATGGCGTTGAAGGTGATGTTACTGTGTCGGTCGCCGATGACAGTTACACCGATGTAGCCGATAACCTCGGTAGCGGTAACAGTGATAACACCGCCGTGGATACCAATGCACCGACCATGACCGTCACCATCAATGATGATGGCACCGTCAGCTTCCAGTTCTCTGAAACCCCCAAAGGCTTTGACGCCACTGATGTCGCGGTCACCAACGGCAGTATCAGTAACCTGGTGCAAGACCCGACAGATCCAACGTTATGGACCGCCGATTTAGCCATTAATGATGGCGTTGAAGGTGATGTTACTGTGTCGGTCGCCGATGACAGTTACACCGATGTAGCCGATAACCTCGGTAGCGGTAACAGTGATAACACCGCCGTAGATACCAATGCACCGACCATGACCGTCACCATCAATGATGATGGCACCGTCAGCTTCCAGTTCTCTGAAACCCCCAAAGGCTTTGACGCCACTGATGTCGCGGTCACCAACGGCAGTATCAGTAACCTGGTGCAAGACCCGACAGATCCAACGTTATGGACCGCCGATTTAGCCATTAATGATGGCGTTGAAGGGATGTTACTGTGTCGGTCGCCGATGACAGTTACACCGATGTAG